A single genomic interval of Sceloporus undulatus isolate JIND9_A2432 ecotype Alabama chromosome 2, SceUnd_v1.1, whole genome shotgun sequence harbors:
- the LOC121924397 gene encoding nuclear factor 7, brain-like produces MASSSLAEDLLCPICLALFQEPQMLGCGHNFCLACLRSCLAREGGKEEAPCPECRLPFQLQDLAPNRALASLARKLRGFQWDPEEPFPGALLKEEEAFFCQEHQEPLKLFCLQDRLPLCVICRDLPRHHRHRFLPTKNALDYAQGKLKPYKKLLQRKLAFIISDESVQEKEIAKLESCTEDILGDISSGFELLHQTLHEKEESFKRSLQEIKEKNLEEMNDVLNFIKEDRNLYTEKLTKIKVALRSTDHLAFLKDFKDLMGKVKKYPPHEEENGESSGNDEEREASDIVKDDDQQEEEEEEVEEEDNKNDDRVEVIVMDPALVEFRDSLDFEAWKEILLKQISTWQEDEEERETLDESESDKEEDYDDKDRWDQAFKRLAKSLRNVKSRSQN; encoded by the exons ATGGCCTCCTCCAGCCTGGCCGAGGACCTGCTCTGCCCCATCTGCCTGGCCCTCTTCCAGGAGCCCCAGATGCTGGGCTGCGGCCACAACTTCTGCCTGGCCTGCCTCCGGAGCTGCCTGGCccgagaaggagggaaggaggaggcccCCTGCCCCGAGTGCCGGCTGCCCTTCCAGCTGCAGGACCTGGCCCCCAACCGGGCCTTGGCCAGCCTGGCCAGGAAGCTCCGTGGCTTCCAGTGGGACCCCGAGGAGCCCTTCCCAGGAGCCctgctgaaggaggaggaggccttcttCTGCCAGGAGCACCAGGAGCCCCTCAAGCTCTTCTGCCTCCAGGACCGGCTCCCCCTCTGCGTCATCTGCAGGGATCTCCCCCGGCACCACAGGCACCGCTTCCTGCCCACCAAGAACGCCCTGGACTATGCCCAG GGAAAACTGAAGCCATACAAGAAGCTGTTGCAGAGGAAGCTGGCATTCATCATTAGTGACGAATCTGTGCAGGAGAAGGAAATTGCTAAGCTGGAG AGTTGTACTGAAGATATTTTGGGTGACATTTCCAGTGGATTTGAACTTCTCCACCAGACCTTgcatgaaaaagaagaaagctttAAGAGGTCTTTGCAGGAAATCAAGGAGAAAAACCTGGAGGAGATGAATGATGTCTTGAATTTCATTAAAGAGGACAGGAATTTATACACTGAGAAACTTACCAAGATCAAAGTAGCATTACGAAGTACAGATCACCTTGCCTTTCTTAAG GACTTCAAAGACCTGATGGGCaa AGTCAAGAAATACCCTCCACATGAGGAAGAAAATGGTGAAAGCAGTGGGAATGATGAGGAAAGAGAGGCATCTGACATAGTCAAGGATGATGAccaacaggaggaggaagaggaggaggtggaggaggaggacaacaaaAATGATGACAGAGTTGAAGTGATAGTAATGGATCCAGCCCTTGTAGAGTTCAGGGATTCCTTGGACTTTGAGGCTTGGAAGGAAATATTGTTGAAGCAAATCAGTACCTggcaggaggatgaagaagaaagggagacaTTGGATGAAAGCGAGAGTGATAAGGAAGAGGATTATGATGACAAGGACCGATGGGATCAAGCTTTTAAGAGACTTGCAAAGAGTTTGAGGAATGTGAAATCTAGGTCACAGAATTAA